In a genomic window of Scyliorhinus torazame isolate Kashiwa2021f chromosome 5, sScyTor2.1, whole genome shotgun sequence:
- the LOC140421791 gene encoding uncharacterized protein isoform X4, with the protein MEGESIVDSGEKPYMICLCGRGFAPTDLTSHKCSHTEEKPWKCADCGKGFTSPSKLETHRHSHTGERPFTCSKCGKGFSFSTHLLSHQRIHTDERPFHCPDCGKCYKRSGELIRHQRVHTDERPFRCTHCGTGFRQSSDLTVHQRSHTGERPFICARCGKGFTRSSDLQRHQRIHTGERPFSCSKCEKRFTQSHDLEKHQRIHTGERTFTCSECGKGFTQSSDLLSHQRIHTDERPFQCPDCGKCFTSSRELTHHQRVHTDERPFRCSHCGTGFRRSSHLTVHQRIHTGERPFVCSWCGKGFTQSFNLQKHQRIHTGERPFTCSMCGKGFTESSALQKHQQVHTGERPFTCFKCGKGFGTSSHLLRHQQVHK; encoded by the coding sequence atggaaggagaaagcatcgttgacagtggggagaaaccgtacatgatttgtttgtgtggacgaggattcgctcCAACagacctcacaagccacaaatgcagtcacactgaggagaaaccgtggaaatgtgcggactgtgggaaaggattcacttccccatccaagctggaaactcatcgacacagtcacactggggagaggccattcacctgctccaagtgtgggaagggattttcttTTTCAACCCACCTgttgagtcaccagcgaattcacactgatgagagaccgtttcattgtccagactgcgggaagtgctataaacgtTCTGGTGAACTGattcgccatcaacgtgttcacactgacgagagaccgtttaggtgcactcactgcgggactgggttcagacaatcatctgacctcactgtacatcagcgaagtcacactggggagaggccattcatctgcgccaggtgtgggaagggattcactcgatcatctgaCCTGCAGaggcatcagcgaattcacactggggagagaccattcagctgctccaaGTGTGAGAAACGATTCACGCAATCACATGACCTggagaagcaccagcgaattcacactggggagagaacattcacctgctccgagtgtggaaaaggattcacccagtcatccgacctgctcagtcaccagcgaattcacactgatgaaagaccgtttcaatgtccagactgcgggaagtgctttacAAGTTCCAGGGAACTGACtcaccatcaacgtgttcacactgatgagagaccgtttagatgctctcactgcgggactgggtttcgacgatcatctcacctcactgtacatcagcgcattcacactggggagaggccattcgtctgctcctggtgtgggaagggattcactcagtcattcaacctgcagaagcaccagcgaattcatacaggggagaggccgttcacctgctcgatgtgtgggaagggattcactgagtcatccgccctgcagaagcaccagcaagttcacactggggagagaccgttcacttgcttcaagtgtgggaagggattcggcacttcatcccacctcctgagacaccaacaagtccaCAAATAA
- the LOC140421839 gene encoding uncharacterized protein, protein MEKPWKCADCGKGFRAPSVLEIHRRSHTGQRPFTCSQCGKGFTHFFNLQSHQRVHTGERPFTCSQCGKEFTQLSSLHTHQRVHTGERPFTCSQCGTGFSSSSNLRRHQRVHTGERPFTCSQCGKGFSDLSTLQTHQRIHTGEKPFICSQCGNGFTHLSSLQTHQRVHTGERPFTCSQCGRGFNNSSNLRNHQRVHTGERPFSCSQCGKGFVSSSTLQRHQRIHTGERPFTCSQCGKGFSDLSTLRKHQRIHTGERPFTCSQCGKGFSNSSNLRKHQRVHTGERPFTCS, encoded by the coding sequence atggagaaaccgtggaaatgtgccgactgtgggaagggatttagagccccatctgtgctggagattcatcgccgcagtcacactgggcagaggcctttcacctgctctcagtgtgggaagggattcactcacttctttaacctgcagtcacaccagcgagttcacactggggagaggccattcacctgctctcagtgtgggaaggaattcactcagttatccagtctgcatacacaccagcgagtccacactggggagaggccattcacctgctcccagtgtgggacggGATTCAGTTCTTCGTCCAACctacggagacatcagcgagttcacactggggagaggccattcacctgctctcagtgtgggaagggattcagtgatttatccaccctgcagacacaccagcgaattcacactggggagaagccattcatctgctctcagtgtgggaatggattcacacatttatccagtctgcagacacaccagcgagttcacactggggagaggccattcacctgctctcagtgtgggaggggattcaataATTCGTCCAACCTTCGgaaccatcagcgagttcacactggggagaggccgttcagctgctctcagtgtgggaagggatttgttaGTTCATCCACATTGCAGAGACATCAGcgtattcatactggggagaggccattcacttgttcccagtgtgggaaaggattcagtgatttatccactctgcggaaacatcagcgaattcacactggggagaggccattcacctgctctcagtgtgggaagggattcagtaattcGTCCAACCTTCggaaacaccagcgtgttcacactggagagaggccattcacctgctcttag